A single Pagrus major chromosome 19, Pma_NU_1.0 DNA region contains:
- the LOC141014256 gene encoding uncharacterized protein, with translation MIPRSPPSIQTSDHPVRGVTLRSALKEELRTIHRKMEAKRIARIALAEIRAFLAEEEEEREAAWVLKVKTLEAAQEQLREEKEKERMAKEKAEKERIEKEKAEKEKMEKEKAEKERIEKEKMEKDRVEKEKMEKEKAEKERIEKEKMEKEKAEKERMEEEKAEKERMEKLARERAEKERQEMERLAKEKAANEERERLERERVEKEKMERERLAREKAEREQREKERLERERAEKERIERERIAKERERIAREKAEKERLEKERIAKEKAEKERLERERIAKERERIAREKERQEKERLAKERAEKERLERERIAKERERLERERIAREKEKMERERAEKERLAKERAEKERLEKERIAKERERIAREKERAEKERLEKERVAREKERMERERIARERARLAQEKERQEKAAKEKAEQERLEKERAARQERERMAKERERMEQVRAEKERLERAKAAREKFERERAEKEKAAREKELMERQRLARDKALRDKMEAERQRTAVKVDVKKQEGLERKANASQPKAPAAEERRVSAVRREEKMAEGGKKK, from the coding sequence ATGATCCCACGATCACCACCTTCAATCCAAACCTCAGACCATCCTGTCCGAGGCGTCACGCTGCGCTCCGCTCtgaaggaggagctgaggaCGATCCACAGGAAGATGGAGGCCAAGAGGATCGCTCGCATCGCTCTGGCCGAGATCAGGGCCTTCCTCgccgaagaggaggaggagagggaggcggCCTGGGTGCTGAAGGTGAAGACGCTGGAGGCTGCCCAGGAGCAACtaagggaggagaaggagaaggagaggatggCGAAGGAGAAGGCGGAGAAGGAGAGGATAGAGAAGGAGAAGGCGGAAAAGGAGAAGATGGAAAAAGAGAAGGCGGAGAAGGAGAGGatagagaaggagaagatggagaaggaCAGggtagagaaggagaagatggagaaggagaaggcagagaaggagaggatagagaaggagaagatggagaaggagaaggcagagaaggagaggatggaggaggagaaggcggagaaggagaggatggagaagtTGGCTCGAGAGAgggcagaaaaagaaagacaagagaTGGAGAGATTGGCCAAAGAAAAGGCAGCCAATGAAGAAAGGGAGCGACTGGAGCGAGAGAGGGTGGAGAaggaaaagatggagagagagcgCCTGGCCAGGGAAAAGGCAGAGAGGGAACAACGGGAGAAAGAAAGACTGGAAAGAGAGAGGGCTGAGAAGGAGAGGATAGAGAGGGAACGCATcgcaaaagaaagagaaagaatagccagagagaaggcagagaaggagaggcttgAGAAAGAAAGGATCGCCAAAGAGAAAGCGGAAAAAGAAAGGCTGGAGAGGGAACGCATCGCTAAGGAAAGAGAGCGAATAGCCAGAGAGAAGGAGCGACAGGAAAAAGAACGACTGGCCaaagaaagagcagaaaaagaaaggctGGAGAGGGAGCGCATCGCCAAGGAAAGAGAAAGACTTGAGAGAGAAAGAATCGcaagggagaaggagaagatggagcgAGAGAGGGCTGAAAAAGAACGACTGGCCaaagaaagagcagaaaaagaaaggctGGAGAAAGAACGTATCGccaaggaaagagaaagaatcgccagagagaaggagagagcagaaaaggaaagactggagaaagaaagagtagccagagagaaggaaaggatgGAGAGGGAACGCATCGCCAGGGAACGGGCAAGACTTGCTcaggagaaggagagacaaGAGAAAGCAGCTAAAGAGAAAGCAGAGCAAGAAAGGTTGGAGAAGGAAAGAGCAGcgagacaggagagagaacgAATGgcgaaggagagagagagaatggagcaggtgagagcagagaaggagaggctggagagaGCGAAAGCTGCGAGGGAAAAGTTTGAGCGCGAACGAGCCGAGAAGGAGAAAGCAGCCCGCGAGAAGGAGCTGATGGAGAGGCAGAGGCTCGCCAGAGACAAGGCTCTTCGGGATAAGATGGAGGCGGAGAGGCAACGCACCGCTGTGAAGGTGGACGTGAAGAAACAAGAGGGTCTGGAGAGGAAAGCAAACGCCTCGCAGCCGAAAGCTccggcagcagaggagagaagggtGTCAGCggtcaggagagaggagaagatggCTGAGGGCGGAAAGAAGAAGTGA